In Seonamhaeicola sp. S2-3, the genomic window TTCAGGAATCATATTTTTAAAAAAACGAATATTCTCTGGCTTATAAATTTCTCTGTATAGCCTAATACCATTTGATGTACCATCGGCACCTGCATCAACATTAGGCCAAAACCAAAATGCAGGTATGCCCAATTTATGAACCACCCGTAAAGTTGACAATACATTTTCTTTGGCCTTTGTATATTCTGTGGTTACAGGATGTTGCATAACCACTATATAACCCGTTTGCCAGTTTATATCATTCCCTACACCACCATACTTTTCAATAGGATTGAAATTTAACTCTGGCGATTTCTTTACTTTATAAGCTATATCTATTGACGGACAACCCGTATTAAAAACATATTGGGCATCCTCTCCCATTTTTATTACCCTAGCTTTAGCATCTTCAGAGGCTACTAAATGTATATCTGCTAATTTGGTATTGGCATGACGTACTTTTTCATCTATATTACCCGTAACCTCACCACCTTGAATATGTATTAAAGGGATATTTTGATACGAAGCCGCTATAGAGGTTGCTAAAGTTTCAAATCTATCGGCAATAGTTACCACCGCGTCTGGTTTTAAATTATAAAAAGTATTGGCTAATTCCATAACCCCCAAGCCCGTTGTTTTAGCCATAGAGGTTTTGTTTTCACCTTCTAACACCATAAAAACCTTAGCATCTATTTTAAAACCATCGTTTTCTATATAATCTACGGCATTTCCGTACCTATCTAACAGTGCAGACCCCGCCACAACAAGCTGTAATTGTAATTTAGGATGCTGTTTTATGGCTGCTAAAGCGGTTTTTATCCTACTATACGATGGTCTTGCGGTAATAACTACGCATATTTTTCTTTTACTCATGTAATATCTTCTTGTGTTAAAAAATCCCACTGCTTCATATCACGCACCAATGCCTTACCTATCACTGCTTTAAATTTAGAAGCTCTTATACCTTTATTGGCTGGTTTTTTGGCTTCCAAATCCTCAAATTGAATCATATGTCCTGCTTTTAAATCTTTATTAATAGACAATGATTTTTCAAAAATGCTCTTAAGCTCTGTAAATTTAGTATTATCAGATTTATTAACAGGATTATTTTGTGCTTTTTCAATAGTTCTAACAGATTGGGTTAATACCTTTATCGCTTCTATTGTTAATGAAGAGCTCACATCAGGCCCAAAATCATCTTTACTAAAAACAGCATGAAACTCTAAAATGTCTGCCCCTAAAGCAACAGCTGCAATACTAGTTTCTATTTTTGCCGAATGATCTGAAAATCCAACAGGTACATTATACCTTGTTTTTAATGCTTGTATCACATTTAAACCATAGGCTTCTGGTTGTGTTGGGTAAGCCGTAGTACATTGCAATATAGCAAACCTTACCTGTTTTGATTTTAAAAATGCAACAGTTTCATCTAATTCCTGATAAGAGCTCATGCCAGATGACAAAATAACGGGCTTTCCGGTTTGTGCTATTTTTTCTAGTAACAAAAAATTATTAACCTCTCCTGAACCTATTTTGTAACAAGTAACCCCTACTGCTTCTAATAAATCTACAGCAGCATTACTAAAAGGCGAGCTCATAAACTCTAAGCCTACATCATCACAATGTGCTTTTAACCCTTGCCACTCTTTAAGCGTAAATTCCATGGCTTTCCAATAGTCAAATCTAGTGGCATATTCATCTGTAAATTTCACTCTAAATGGCTCGTAAATACTACTCTCTGCCGCCGCTATATGGGTTTGAAACTTAATAGCATCAACACCTGTTGTGGCTATGGCCTCAATATAGTCATGGGCTTTTTGTAAACTCCCATTATGGGCTTGCCCTATTTCTGCTATTAATTTTACCTGCATTCAAATTCTTTTGTCAAAAATTAGCTTTAAAAAATAAATTATAATTTCTTTAAACCAAAAGATAAAAATAACACATCCTGTGATTAACTAGAACTTTTGTTATTAAAACATTTAGATAAAAGTTTTTAAGAGATATAAAATGTGTTAACAATTTAATGTTCCAAATTTTTATAAAAAACACTCTTTTTTTAACACTATAACAACTAACTAATTTTTTTCTTTAAATACTTTCCTAGTTTAATCTCAACCTTTTGAGTGTATAAAATACTTAAACCAACTAATAGTATTGTTAGAAAAAGAACAAACAACAACGCTTTATACCCAAAATTACCATACTTGGTAATTAGCACCACTCCTATTACTTCATGTATTAAATATAAAAAATAAGATGCGCCTCCTATTTTTATAAGAATTGGACTTTTTAACCAGCTTAAATAATGACTTCTATAAATTGATAATAAAAATAAAATATGAAATATAAACATTGATAGGATTCTTACTTTATCATGCCAAAATAAAGAACATTGCAAAAAGAACATTACTAATACGCAAACTAGTATATATTTTTTAAACTCTCCTTTATATAATAGATAATAAAAAACACCATAACAAAATAGAGGTAATGATTTAGTTAGGTTAAACATCCCTAATATTGCTTTAAGTTTTTTTAAAAAAAATGTTTCTGTAGAATCTAGATAAGTTATATAAAACCCAAAAAAAGTTAATAAAATAGATGTTATAAAAAACACCTTCAAAAAATTTTTTTTGAAAAAGAAATACAAAGAACTAATAAAAAAGTAAAACTGTATTTCGTGCCATAAACTCCAGTAACTTCCGTTTATATAGTCAAATTCAATTTTTCTGTTGCACAAAGTGGATAGTAATTCTGGTTGTACAAAAGTTATACTTGCAAAAATATTTTTTACTAAATGAGCATGAGGAAATATCTTGGTAGTATCAACAAGCAATACAAAAATAAAAGTTATTAGTGTTGCTATGACCATTGAAGGAAGCAATCTAATTAATCTATTTTTCCAAAAAGTTTTAAAGGAATTAGTGTTATTAAGAGAATAAAAGATTACGAAACCACTAATAATAAAAAAAAAGTGTACACCAAATCTACCAAACCAAAAATAATCATACGAATCTGAATAAGGGTATAAATTAGCCCATCTAGAAAAAAAATGAAAGAACATTACCATTAAAATGGCAATAGCTCTAAAGCCATCTAAAACTTCGATTCTTTTCTTTTTCATACTAGCAAAAACTCAAATCATTTCCCTGGTAAAGGAAGTCTCCTCTTCTTTATTAATGTTTTATTTGCAACTGACTGTCTGTGGCACAACCAAATCTTTGGAAATCTAGTTAAAAAAATAAAAACAGTTGTAATGTAGGTTATAAAATAATTGAAATCTAAAATTGCATATTTCATGAAATTTCTAGCAAAAAGCTTTAAAATACTTTTGATAGGATATCTATAATAAACTAAAAAATAAAAACCCGAATTTCTTAACTGTCTACCAAACCTAAAGTAATTATTTCCTTGTTTTTTTCTCACATTTTTATCTAATCTGTGGTTAACAGAAATGGCACTTGTATATAAAATATCATAGCCATTATTAATAACTTCTATTGAAACACACGCCTCCTCTCCATAAATATCCATCCAAACAGGAAAACCGTTTGTAGATTGATATACATTTTTTTTTATAGCAAATCCACAACCCACAAATTCACTACATAAATATTCATTTTTTTCTAAGTTATGTTTTAAAGCTTTTTCATCAGATTCAAAAACACCTCTTATTTCATTGAATGCAATAACTCCAATATTTTCATATGCTTTAAAAACTTGTTTAACCTTATCTATAAAATTTTCATCTAATGGGTGAGCATCATCATCTAGACCAATTAATATTTCTCCTCTGGCTTGTTTGTACAATATATTTCTAGCTCTTGAAGCTCCAACACTTTTACTAGACTCTTCCCATAAAACCCAAGGAAAATTTTGCTTAAGAACAATTGAATTATCTGTGCAACCATCCAAGAACACTAGTAGCTCATGTTTTTCTTTATCAATATACCCCTCTAGAATAGAAATAGTTTTTTCCAATTCTAATTTTCTATTCTTAGAAACTATTAAGACAGAAGTTTCAATCATTTAATAATACTTTTTATCACCTTAACTTTATTAGAGAACTCTACCTTTTTAAGAATTAAAAACCAAACACTCAACGAACTCTTTGATATTCCTGAATTTAACCAGCTTCTTAATATACTTCTTAAAAATCTATATTCAAGAGTACATAAAGCTTCTTTATTTAAATCTCTAGAAGCGCAAATATGTAATTTATTAAACATATCAATAAGCTTAGATATGTTTTTCTTAAATACCTCTTTTGTAACTTTATTAGTATTATAATATGTGTCATAAATAAAGTTGGCATCACACGAGATATTAAAACTCCCCCAATAATTGGCTATTACTTTAGACCTTTCTCTTAAATGCTTTTTTCTATTTTCTTGGGCTCTATGATTACTTCCTTCAAATATTCTATACTTCATTAAAAATTCAGGTAAGTTAGCTACTTCTCCTTTTTTAACTATTCTCGTCCATAAATCCCAATCTTCACAAGTGGCAATACTTTCGTCATACCATAATTTAATATCTCTTAGAAAAGCAGTTCTAAAAATCACAGATGAGTGCCCAAAACATGCCGTAAAAAGTAAATTATATTTAATCTCCATGTTATCTGTAGGGTAAGTCCAAGAAGAACTGTTCAAGTTATTAATATCCTTAAGCCAATATCCCTGTGTTCCGCATAAAACTATATTACTATTTGCTTCTAGAAAAGAAACTTGTTTTTCAAATCTATTTGCAAAACACCAATCATCCGCATCCATTCTAGCTATGTATTCATATTTATTTACTAGTAGTTTTAATCCTTTATTTAAAGTTGATGCAAGACCAAGGTTTTGAGAATTTTTTAAATATTTAATTCTATTATCACCAAAACCTTCAACAAACTGTTCTGTATTATCTGTTGAACAATCATCAATTACATATAAATCAAATTCTTTAAAGGTTTGATTTAATATGGCTTCAATAGATTCTTTAAGAAAATGTACTGAATTATAAGTGGGTAGTATAACTGCTAATTTATTCATTAAACAAAATTAGTTTAGTTATCTAAATTATCAATAACTTCTTTTAAATACTTCTCTGAAAGATAATAGTCTAAATCCTCTCTATTTAACAAAAGATTGTCTGGGTTCTTCTTCCATAAAAAGTACAAGTCTTCAATAATCTTAGCAATCTTATTTTCATCATCTATTTCGGCTACATATGGATAATCTTCACCTAAAAGACGCCTTACTTCACTTTTAGAAGGAGATAAAGAGATAATCTTTTTATTCGCTGTTACACAGTGTGGAAATTTACCAGGTAAAAAAGGACTAATCTCTGATTTAGTTTCAAGAATAACGTTAACCGATACTAACTTTTGAATGGCATAAACAGAATTGAAAGAAACAGTTTTGTCTATAACAATTAATTCTGGTAGTTCCTTATTATAATCACTTAACATTTTTGAAAAACGCGTAGTATTACCAATAAAAATTAACCTAACATCATCTCTATATTGATGGTGCTTTTTAAAGAAGGCTAATAAACCTTTTAAAAGACCTTCTGGATTACGTGCGTTTAAAAGACCTCCTGCATGTAGTAAATTAAACTTTTTACTATCTAGAAAGTCTGGAAGCTCTATATCTGTTGTGTCTAGTTCAAATTGTTGGTGTGCCATAACAACACCATTTTTAATACAGCTATCAAAAAATTGCCCCATCCAATCTTTTAACAATAAACTAGGAAACACAGTATGTTTAGCATTTGTTGTGACTTCTTTAAAAAACTTTTCTTTTATTTTATATCCTGGTTCTTTAAAATAGTATGGTTGTGGGTAGCAAGAAAAAGGATAAGGATCATGTATATAAGCTAACCACTTATTGTGTAATTCTGGCATTTTATTTAAAGCATAATGCGGTCTAAAACTTGCGCCTTTACTAAGTGTTAAAATTAAGTCAAATGCTGATACTTCATTTTTTTTAATAGCTGCTTTAATACTGCTTACATCATTAAAAAATGTAAATGAAAAACCAAAAACACGCTCTAAATACCTTGCTAAGTTAATTTTTAAATGCCTTTGTATTACCCGTTGTCCTCTACTTAAAAAATAGAATATAGTATGTTTTTTTTCTTGTATTAAAATACAATCAACCCCTTCTATTTCAACAACTTTTCTTGTATAATGCAGTACAGTAACCTTATAACCAATGTTAGCTAAGTTTTTAATTAAACCCACATTGGCTTTAGAACCGCTGCTATCATTAACATCTATAGAATCTACTACAACTAGTATTTTAGAAGCCATTAATCAAAAAGGTTATTTTTAATATAATTAACTATTTTAATGGCTGCATCGCCACTACCGTAAGGGTTAGATAGTTTTTTAGTCTTTGATTTCCCCATTATTTGTTTTACTGTGTCTATAATTTTTTTAGTATCTGTTCCTACTAAAAAAGAACATTGAGCCTTTATACCTTCTTCACGTTCGGTAGTGTTTCGTGTTACTAAAACAGGGATATTTAATGAAGGGGCTTCTTCTTGAATACCTCCCGAATCTGATATAATTAAATTAGATTGACTCATTAACCAAACAAACGATGGATAATTTAAAGGAGGTATTAAATGAATATTTTCAACATTCGATAATTTTTCATAAACTACACCTTGCACATTGGGGTTTAAATGCACCGGATAAACAATTTCAACGCCTTTTTGTTTTGATATTTCTAGAATAGCCTCACAAACATTTTCAAACCCTACACCAAAACTTTCCCTTCTATGCCCTGTTACTAAAATAATGTTATTTTTAAAATTTATGTTAGATTTTAAATTTTCAATAAAAGTATTGGTATAGCCATGTTTAATTTTTTCTAAAGTAATTTTTAAAGCATCTATAACGCTGTTACCAGTAACCACAACCTTATTTTCGTTAACACCCTCATTTAAAAGATTATTTTTTGCTTGTTGTGTTGGTGCAAAATGATAATCTGAAATTCGCCCTGTGAGTTGCCTGTTTAATTCCTCTGGAAATGGTGATTGCTTGTTGTAAGTACGCAAACCTGCTTCAATATGAGCCACCTTAATATGACAATGAAAAGCAGCCAATGCTACCAATGCTGATGTAGTGGTATCGCCATGTACCAAAACCATATCAAAAGACTCCTTTTTAAAAATAGCGTCCATTTCTAACAATATCTTAGAACTTAATACATTTAAACTCTGGTTTGGCTGCATAATATTTAAATCGAAATCAGGTGTTAAGCTAAAAAAATGCAATACCTGATCAAGCATTTCTCTATGTTGTGCTGTAACACAGAGTTTAAACGGTATGTTTTGTTTAGCCAACTCTAAACAAACGGGAGCCATTTTTATAGCTTCAGGACGTGTACCAAAACAGATGAGTAATTTCAATTTTGTTTTTTTGAGTTAAGAAGTTGTTTTTTAAATCTAAATATTTTTTTCCAAATAGGGTACAAAACATACTTTAACTGATAAAACACCCTAAATTTTATATTGGGGTTTGTTTCCTTAATAATAGTTTTTATTAGTTTAAAATCCCTAAATGAGATAGCTAAATTCATTAAGTATTTAAATAAATAAGGCGTAAGCAATCCTTTGTTGTATAAATTAGAAATAACCAATTTTATAGCCTCCTTTTTAGAATTTACTCTAACTGAGTTTCCTTGATAAAACTCTCCTGTATTGGAACTTTGATGCTTCCTACCATAAAATAATTCTTTTTCAATAGAAACCCCTTCAAAACCTTCACTTAAAATTTTAGAATACAATTCCCATTCTTCAGCATACATTAAACGTTCATTAAACCTACAATTGTTAAAACACGCTTTTTTCCACATGACTGCACATGAATTAAAAGGAAGTTCATTAGTAATTAACTTGCTTACATCTGATTTTTTTATGTAGAAGGTTTCATATTCTTTTGATAAATCAAAATCATAATTAAAATCTCCTGAAAAAACAGAACGTTTGTATCTACAAAAAAACACATTATTTTGTAAAAGTTCTAAGACGCATAGCTCTAAATTTTGTGGGTGTACAATATCATCATCATCAAAAAATATAATGTAATCTCCAGTTGCTATATCTAAACCATAATTTCTACACCCAGGCAAACCTTTTAAATAGGTATGGGGTCTTTTAAAAAATTTAAACCTGGTATCTTGTTTTAATATAGGTGTAATTACCGCTTCGGTATTATCAGAACCACCATCATCAATAATTAAACATTCCCAATGGGTATACGTTTGCGCTTGTATAGATTGTAAGGTTTCTACAATAAAATGAGCTCTATTATATGTGGCCATTATGATACTTACTTTTTCTTCCATTTTTATCTTATAGAGTACTTAACTAGTGTTTTAAAAGAAGGCATATCTAAAACAAAAAAATACTTTCTGAAAACGAACAATATTTTTGATAAGTTTGAACCATCTTTTTGATTGACAATTAAAATTATTAATTGCCTTAAAAAAACTCTTTTTAACTCACTAATGCTAGAAAAATTAGAATTTTTCATAAGATCTTCTTGTACTGCATTAATAGACTTATGATTTAAAACAACGGTTTTAAAATTTATTTTTTGATGTGTTAATACCTTAAGACAAAATTCTGTGATAAATGTATTTTCTTTACTACAAATCAACTCCCAAAAATTAGCATACATTGTTTTTAGATTTTCTCTATATAAATTAAACTTTTCTGTATCTACATGAATTTGATTTGTTAAACTATTTTCATGTTTTCTATAATTGTAAAGTAGTTTATTTACATGTGTATACTTACTATGCACTAATGCTCTTAACCAAAAATCATAATCTTCAACTAAAAACAAATTTTCATTATACCCTCTATTGTTCTTGTAAACAGACTTTTTGTAAAGAAAACAGGAACCTATATGATTACCAAAAATTAAATTTTCAATACTAAGAAAATTAACTTCCCTTAGTCTTTGGCCATCATTATTAATCATATAAACATTACTATATGCAATGTCTGAGTCTTTAACTTTTAAGGTTTTCACCAATTCTTCTATAGCTATTGGTTCATAAAAATTATCATCACTCGTCCAAGTTATAAAATCTCCTTTTGCAATTTCATGACCAACATTGAGGCTTGCTGGAAGTTTTAAATTTTTTTGGTTATTTATAACCTTAATTCTATTATCTAACTTAGAAAAACCATTAATAATTTCAAGAGAATTATCTGTAGAACAATCATTAACAATTATGAGTTCAATGTTTTTATAAGTTTGATTTAAGCAACTTTTAATAGATGTAGCTAAAAATTTTTCTCCATTATAAACGGGAAGAATAATTGAGACCAATTTGTTTCTATCCATTATTTAATTCTTGATAAATAGTTCTCCATTTTTCATTAAGAACCTTTTGTGAAAAATTGTTTTTTACAAATTCTATTGCATTATCACTCATTGCATTTAATTTTGCAGGATTAATAATAAATTCTTTTACTTTCAAAGATACTTCTTCCGTATCATATTCATTGCAAATAAAACCTGTGTGATTTTCCTTTAGTGTATATTTAACTCCCCCGGAATCAAAAACAATTACAGGAAGCCCGCATGCTTGTGCCTCTAACGTTGCTAAACCTTGAGATTCTCGTAACCCATTAAATGAGATAACACTAAGTAATAAATAAACATCGTGTTTACATAATTCACTTCTTACTTCTTCTTGAGACTTAGCTCCTAATAAATTGACATGCTTTTCTAACTGGTATTCTTTTATTATAGCTTGTAAATTTAATCTTTCTGAGCCTTCACCTATAATTGTAAGCTCAACTTTATTCCCTTGCTTTACCAAAGTTTTAACTACCTCTATACAATATTTATGTCCTTTAACTTCTTCTAAACGACCAACAGTTATTAACCTTAGTACATCCTTTCTATTTTGTGTAGAAGTAATAGGATAAAAGAAATCTGTATCTACTCCTACTGGAATTAGTTTTAAAAGTTCATTAGGACAACCCAATTTTAAAATCTTATCTCCCAAATAAGGCGTATTAGCTGTAATGAGGTTGCCAAAACCAAACAAGTTATCATAATAACCATTATTGTGAATATATCCACTTATAGGGAAAAACACATCGTGCCCATGAAATGTAACAATTAACGAAGGTTTTAAAAAACCAACT contains:
- the neuC gene encoding UDP-N-acetylglucosamine 2-epimerase; protein product: MSKRKICVVITARPSYSRIKTALAAIKQHPKLQLQLVVAGSALLDRYGNAVDYIENDGFKIDAKVFMVLEGENKTSMAKTTGLGVMELANTFYNLKPDAVVTIADRFETLATSIAASYQNIPLIHIQGGEVTGNIDEKVRHANTKLADIHLVASEDAKARVIKMGEDAQYVFNTGCPSIDIAYKVKKSPELNFNPIEKYGGVGNDINWQTGYIVVMQHPVTTEYTKAKENVLSTLRVVHKLGIPAFWFWPNVDAGADGTSNGIRLYREIYKPENIRFFKNMIPEDFLRLLINSQCLVGNSSVGIRECAYLGVPVVNIGTRQQGRTRGVNVLDVSYNEGDIELAIKNRMAQKSLIPSDSIYGNGNSGEKIANILADVALRFHKTISY
- a CDS encoding N-acetylneuraminate synthase family protein, translated to MQVKLIAEIGQAHNGSLQKAHDYIEAIATTGVDAIKFQTHIAAAESSIYEPFRVKFTDEYATRFDYWKAMEFTLKEWQGLKAHCDDVGLEFMSSPFSNAAVDLLEAVGVTCYKIGSGEVNNFLLLEKIAQTGKPVILSSGMSSYQELDETVAFLKSKQVRFAILQCTTAYPTQPEAYGLNVIQALKTRYNVPVGFSDHSAKIETSIAAVALGADILEFHAVFSKDDFGPDVSSSLTIEAIKVLTQSVRTIEKAQNNPVNKSDNTKFTELKSIFEKSLSINKDLKAGHMIQFEDLEAKKPANKGIRASKFKAVIGKALVRDMKQWDFLTQEDIT
- a CDS encoding acyltransferase, translating into MKKKRIEVLDGFRAIAILMVMFFHFFSRWANLYPYSDSYDYFWFGRFGVHFFFIISGFVIFYSLNNTNSFKTFWKNRLIRLLPSMVIATLITFIFVLLVDTTKIFPHAHLVKNIFASITFVQPELLSTLCNRKIEFDYINGSYWSLWHEIQFYFFISSLYFFFKKNFLKVFFITSILLTFFGFYITYLDSTETFFLKKLKAILGMFNLTKSLPLFCYGVFYYLLYKGEFKKYILVCVLVMFFLQCSLFWHDKVRILSMFIFHILFLLSIYRSHYLSWLKSPILIKIGGASYFLYLIHEVIGVVLITKYGNFGYKALLFVLFLTILLVGLSILYTQKVEIKLGKYLKKKIS
- a CDS encoding glycosyltransferase family 2 protein, which encodes MIETSVLIVSKNRKLELEKTISILEGYIDKEKHELLVFLDGCTDNSIVLKQNFPWVLWEESSKSVGASRARNILYKQARGEILIGLDDDAHPLDENFIDKVKQVFKAYENIGVIAFNEIRGVFESDEKALKHNLEKNEYLCSEFVGCGFAIKKNVYQSTNGFPVWMDIYGEEACVSIEVINNGYDILYTSAISVNHRLDKNVRKKQGNNYFRFGRQLRNSGFYFLVYYRYPIKSILKLFARNFMKYAILDFNYFITYITTVFIFLTRFPKIWLCHRQSVANKTLIKKRRLPLPGK
- a CDS encoding glycosyltransferase family A protein: MNKLAVILPTYNSVHFLKESIEAILNQTFKEFDLYVIDDCSTDNTEQFVEGFGDNRIKYLKNSQNLGLASTLNKGLKLLVNKYEYIARMDADDWCFANRFEKQVSFLEANSNIVLCGTQGYWLKDINNLNSSSWTYPTDNMEIKYNLLFTACFGHSSVIFRTAFLRDIKLWYDESIATCEDWDLWTRIVKKGEVANLPEFLMKYRIFEGSNHRAQENRKKHLRERSKVIANYWGSFNISCDANFIYDTYYNTNKVTKEVFKKNISKLIDMFNKLHICASRDLNKEALCTLEYRFLRSILRSWLNSGISKSSLSVWFLILKKVEFSNKVKVIKSIIK
- the wecB gene encoding non-hydrolyzing UDP-N-acetylglucosamine 2-epimerase; translation: MKLLICFGTRPEAIKMAPVCLELAKQNIPFKLCVTAQHREMLDQVLHFFSLTPDFDLNIMQPNQSLNVLSSKILLEMDAIFKKESFDMVLVHGDTTTSALVALAAFHCHIKVAHIEAGLRTYNKQSPFPEELNRQLTGRISDYHFAPTQQAKNNLLNEGVNENKVVVTGNSVIDALKITLEKIKHGYTNTFIENLKSNINFKNNIILVTGHRRESFGVGFENVCEAILEISKQKGVEIVYPVHLNPNVQGVVYEKLSNVENIHLIPPLNYPSFVWLMSQSNLIISDSGGIQEEAPSLNIPVLVTRNTTEREEGIKAQCSFLVGTDTKKIIDTVKQIMGKSKTKKLSNPYGSGDAAIKIVNYIKNNLFD
- a CDS encoding glycosyltransferase family 2 protein; amino-acid sequence: MEEKVSIIMATYNRAHFIVETLQSIQAQTYTHWECLIIDDGGSDNTEAVITPILKQDTRFKFFKRPHTYLKGLPGCRNYGLDIATGDYIIFFDDDDIVHPQNLELCVLELLQNNVFFCRYKRSVFSGDFNYDFDLSKEYETFYIKKSDVSKLITNELPFNSCAVMWKKACFNNCRFNERLMYAEEWELYSKILSEGFEGVSIEKELFYGRKHQSSNTGEFYQGNSVRVNSKKEAIKLVISNLYNKGLLTPYLFKYLMNLAISFRDFKLIKTIIKETNPNIKFRVFYQLKYVLYPIWKKIFRFKKQLLNSKKQN
- a CDS encoding glycosyltransferase, with translation MDRNKLVSIILPVYNGEKFLATSIKSCLNQTYKNIELIIVNDCSTDNSLEIINGFSKLDNRIKVINNQKNLKLPASLNVGHEIAKGDFITWTSDDNFYEPIAIEELVKTLKVKDSDIAYSNVYMINNDGQRLREVNFLSIENLIFGNHIGSCFLYKKSVYKNNRGYNENLFLVEDYDFWLRALVHSKYTHVNKLLYNYRKHENSLTNQIHVDTEKFNLYRENLKTMYANFWELICSKENTFITEFCLKVLTHQKINFKTVVLNHKSINAVQEDLMKNSNFSSISELKRVFLRQLIILIVNQKDGSNLSKILFVFRKYFFVLDMPSFKTLVKYSIR
- a CDS encoding glycosyltransferase, whose product is MKSIIFKIPEFPHLSETFIVAQIETAITLGYDVQILTRRLIETETSKIPSRILKYGLLDKVIVENYKIPKNKVLRLLKWVFLIVENFKSIKAIFKYHSEFSKFSLTWLYQLHFYKQFNTAHAIHVQYGTNVNPLDVLKKVGFLKPSLIVTFHGHDVFFPISGYIHNNGYYDNLFGFGNLITANTPYLGDKILKLGCPNELLKLIPVGVDTDFFYPITSTQNRKDVLRLITVGRLEEVKGHKYCIEVVKTLVKQGNKVELTIIGEGSERLNLQAIIKEYQLEKHVNLLGAKSQEEVRSELCKHDVYLLLSVISFNGLRESQGLATLEAQACGLPVIVFDSGGVKYTLKENHTGFICNEYDTEEVSLKVKEFIINPAKLNAMSDNAIEFVKNNFSQKVLNEKWRTIYQELNNG